The DNA region GCCCGGCGAAGCGACGCTCGATTGTCACGCTATCGACGAGGGTCAGCGCGATGGGGCGGACCGTTGTAGGGGGCGCGGCTTCGGGAGCCTCACTCAGCGCCGCCCGCGCAGACAGGGCGCCGTAGGCCGTCACCCCGGCGGCAACGGCCAAACCGAAGAAGCCGAGCGTGACGACCCCGCGCGCCGTGACGGCGACGGCGCGGCGCCAGCGAGATGTCGAGGTTGGGTCGGAGGCAGTCTTTGGCATCGGGCAATCCTCGCTCTCTGTTGTGAAGTTAGTGTTGTTCACATATGTGAGCGTCGCTAACTTGGTCAAACAAAAATGAGACGCGAAGCAGTATGTCAGAATCTAAATCTCTGATAAAAAGCAAGAAAAACTATCACCACGGCGACCTGAAGGGTCAGCTTCTGGAGGCTGTGCGCCAGCTCGTCGAGCAGCACGGGCCGGAGGGATTCTCCATCGCCGAGGCCTGCCGGCTCGCCGGTGTCAGCACCGCCGCCCCCTACAAGCACTTCAAGGATCGTCAGGACATCCTGAGGGGGGTGATCCTTGCGGGGATGGAGCGAATGGGCACGGCCATGCAGGCCGCCGCCGATGCCTACCCGGCCGGGGATCCGCGCCGGGTCATCGCCTTGGGCAAGGCCTACACGAGCTTTGCACAGGACGAGCCGGGCCTCTTTCAGCTCACATTTGGCCTCGCGGCGGAGCATTCCTCCGACGAGGAAATGTCAGCCGAGGGACGGGAGAAATTCGGGATCGTCATCCGTGTCGTCGCCGAGCATCTCGGGCGCGACATGGAGGATTCCGAGGTGGCAGCCCGCGCCTACGCGCTCTGGTGCGCGGTGCACGGCCATTCCTTCCTCCGGCTCGACGGGAAAGCCGAGCAGACCAAGGTGATGGTCGACGAGGACCAGTATCTCGCGCTCGTGGGCCAGGCCATTCTCCCCTAGGAGGAAAACCGGCATGGCCTTCGGCACCACCGCCCTGTCAGATGGGAAAGGATTAGGACACCAAAGCGTCGTCGTTGCAGACACGGCTCAACCGGGCAGGCACGGTTTCATGATCAAGGCGACGCAATCGCT from Pseudomonadota bacterium includes:
- a CDS encoding TetR/AcrR family transcriptional regulator — protein: MSESKSLIKSKKNYHHGDLKGQLLEAVRQLVEQHGPEGFSIAEACRLAGVSTAAPYKHFKDRQDILRGVILAGMERMGTAMQAAADAYPAGDPRRVIALGKAYTSFAQDEPGLFQLTFGLAAEHSSDEEMSAEGREKFGIVIRVVAEHLGRDMEDSEVAARAYALWCAVHGHSFLRLDGKAEQTKVMVDEDQYLALVGQAILP